One region of Miscanthus floridulus cultivar M001 chromosome 19, ASM1932011v1, whole genome shotgun sequence genomic DNA includes:
- the LOC136527833 gene encoding blue copper protein-like, translated as MEARSSAALVAVAVVALLLVLVPETSRAERFIVGDAARWTWGYNYTDWVIRKGPFFHNDTLVFRYDPPNATVHAHSVYLMRNAADYQSCNLKAAKLVANVMQGAGSGFEFVLKKRKQHYFVCGERGGIHCTMGNMKFVVKPKSSACRDD; from the exons ATGGAGGCGAGGAGCAGCGCAGCgctcgtggccgtggccgtggtcgCGCTGCTGCTGGTGCTCGTGCCCGAGACGTCCCGCGCGGAGCGGTTCATTGTCGGCGACGCGGCGCGGTGGACGTGGGGGTACAACTACACGGACTGGGTCATCAGGAAGGGACCCTTCTTCCATAACGACACCCTGG TGTTCAGGTACGACCCACCGAACGCGACGGTGCACGCGCACAGCGTCTACCTGATGCGCAACGCCGCGGACTACCAGTCGTGCAACCTCAAGGCGGCCAAGCTGGTGGCCAACGTCATGCAGGGCGCCGGCTCCGGATTCGAGTTCGTGCTCAAGAAGCGCAAGCAGCACTACTTCGTGTGCGGCGAGCGCGGCGGCATCCACTGCACCATGGGGAACATGAAGTTCGTCGTCAAACCCAAGAGCTCCGCCTGCCGCGACGACTGA
- the LOC136528059 gene encoding peptidyl-prolyl cis-trans isomerase CYP40-like isoform X2, translating into MRVGSCFHRVIKGFMVQGGDITAGDGTGGESIYGSKFEDENFVLKHERKGMLSMANSGPNTNGSQFFITTTRTSHLDGKHVVFGRVIKGMGVVRSIEHVTIGEADCPTLDVKIVDCGELPEGADDGVVNFFKDGDTYPDWPNDLEEKPAEVSWWMDAVESAKAYGNGNFKKQDYKAALRKYRKALRYLDVCWEKEEIDEDKSTALRKTKSIILTNSSACKLKLGDSKGALLDADFALRETEGNAKAFFRQGQAHIALNDIDAAVESFKHALDLEPNDAGIKRELAAAKKKIADRRDQERKAFARMFQPSGKSDKSNEENN; encoded by the exons ATGAGAGTG GGCTCATGCTTCCACCGTGTTATTAAAGGGTTTATGGTTCAAGGGGGAGACATAACTGCTGGAGATGGAACGGGGGGAGAGTCAATTTATGGGTCCAAATTTGAGGACGAGAATTTTGTTTTAAAGCATGAGAGGAAAGGAATGCTTTCAATGGCTAATTCTGGTCCCAACACAAATGGTTCTCAGTTTTTCATCACTACCACCCGAACATCTCATTTAGATGGGAAACATGTTGTTTTTGGTAGAGTGATAAAAGGGATGGGGGTAGTTCGCTCTATTGAGCATGTCACTATCGGAGAAGCTGACTGCCCCACTCTTGATGTCAAAATTGTTGATTGTGGGGAACTTCCTGAAGGTGCTGATGATGGAGTTGTAAACTTTTTCAAAGATGGTGACACGTATCCGGATTGGCCCAATGATCTTGAAGAGAAGCCTGCTGAGGTTTCATGGTGGATGGATGCTGTGGAGTCTGCTAAAGCTTATGGGAATGGCAATTTCAAG AAACAGGACTACAAAGCAGCTCTCAGAAAGTACAGGAAAGCTCTGCGCTACTTGGATGTTTGCTGGGAGAAAGAAGAGATAGATGAAG ATAAGAGCACAGCACTGCGGAAGACCAAGTCAATAATACTCACTAATAGTTCC GCATGCAAATTAAAGTTAGGAGATTCAAAGGGTGCTTTATTAGACGCGGATTTTGCACTGCGGGAAACGGAGGGAAATGCTAAAGCTTTTTTCAGACAAGGACAG GCACACATTGCACTTAATGACATTGATGCAGCGGTGGAGAGCTTCAAACATGCATTGGACTTGGAGCCAAATGATG CTGGAATCAAAAGAGAGCTGGCTGCTGCAAAGAAGAAG ATTGCTGACAGAAGAGATCAGGAGCGGAAGGCATTTGCTAGGATGTTCCAACCTTCTGGAAAATCTGACAAGAGCAACGAA GAGAATAATTGA
- the LOC136528059 gene encoding peptidyl-prolyl cis-trans isomerase CYP40-like isoform X1 yields the protein MEGGGAEQAPEAAAEVKNPRCFMDVTIGGEMEGRIVVELYASVVPRTAENFRALCTGEKGIGAASGKPLHFMGSCFHRVIKGFMVQGGDITAGDGTGGESIYGSKFEDENFVLKHERKGMLSMANSGPNTNGSQFFITTTRTSHLDGKHVVFGRVIKGMGVVRSIEHVTIGEADCPTLDVKIVDCGELPEGADDGVVNFFKDGDTYPDWPNDLEEKPAEVSWWMDAVESAKAYGNGNFKKQDYKAALRKYRKALRYLDVCWEKEEIDEDKSTALRKTKSIILTNSSACKLKLGDSKGALLDADFALRETEGNAKAFFRQGQAHIALNDIDAAVESFKHALDLEPNDAGIKRELAAAKKKIADRRDQERKAFARMFQPSGKSDKSNEENN from the exons ATGGAGGGCGGCGGCGCGGAACAAGCacccgaggcggcggcggaggtgaaAAATCCGAGGTGCTTCATGGACGTCACCATCGGCGGCGAGATGGAGGGGAGGATCGTTGTAGAGCTCTACGCGTCCGTGGTGCCGCGGACGGCGGAGAACTTCCGCGCGCTCTGCACCGGGGAGAAGGGCATCGGCGCCGCCAGCGGCAAGCCGCTTCACTTTATG GGCTCATGCTTCCACCGTGTTATTAAAGGGTTTATGGTTCAAGGGGGAGACATAACTGCTGGAGATGGAACGGGGGGAGAGTCAATTTATGGGTCCAAATTTGAGGACGAGAATTTTGTTTTAAAGCATGAGAGGAAAGGAATGCTTTCAATGGCTAATTCTGGTCCCAACACAAATGGTTCTCAGTTTTTCATCACTACCACCCGAACATCTCATTTAGATGGGAAACATGTTGTTTTTGGTAGAGTGATAAAAGGGATGGGGGTAGTTCGCTCTATTGAGCATGTCACTATCGGAGAAGCTGACTGCCCCACTCTTGATGTCAAAATTGTTGATTGTGGGGAACTTCCTGAAGGTGCTGATGATGGAGTTGTAAACTTTTTCAAAGATGGTGACACGTATCCGGATTGGCCCAATGATCTTGAAGAGAAGCCTGCTGAGGTTTCATGGTGGATGGATGCTGTGGAGTCTGCTAAAGCTTATGGGAATGGCAATTTCAAG AAACAGGACTACAAAGCAGCTCTCAGAAAGTACAGGAAAGCTCTGCGCTACTTGGATGTTTGCTGGGAGAAAGAAGAGATAGATGAAG ATAAGAGCACAGCACTGCGGAAGACCAAGTCAATAATACTCACTAATAGTTCC GCATGCAAATTAAAGTTAGGAGATTCAAAGGGTGCTTTATTAGACGCGGATTTTGCACTGCGGGAAACGGAGGGAAATGCTAAAGCTTTTTTCAGACAAGGACAG GCACACATTGCACTTAATGACATTGATGCAGCGGTGGAGAGCTTCAAACATGCATTGGACTTGGAGCCAAATGATG CTGGAATCAAAAGAGAGCTGGCTGCTGCAAAGAAGAAG ATTGCTGACAGAAGAGATCAGGAGCGGAAGGCATTTGCTAGGATGTTCCAACCTTCTGGAAAATCTGACAAGAGCAACGAA GAGAATAATTGA
- the LOC136527832 gene encoding pentatricopeptide repeat-containing protein At5g18475-like — protein sequence MKPPSALPWISPLQYRSPARSAPPSPPSPPPPPPPTRPPRYLHHPELARLIASSPSAQRALDLFNAASSQRGFSHTPATFSALLVRLARARLPRAAAAVLHRTASEPCRFQEPQFLPLVRLLPPDHALALLRFLPALLRTSRVSHKALAVCLDRLVSSRGCHGVLDELLADLRDPRNKYLPRPNTCVYNILIKHYVKNGELETAFKVLDEMREYTCADVKPNLVTYSTLIGGLCRGGKMMEAFELFEEMIEKDRIVPDQLLYNVIIDGFCRLGQVDKARAIFGFMRKNECEPNAFNYATLINGHCKKADIEAARSVFEEMRNAGVEPDAVSYTALIGCLCRHGSVDEGINLVLEMKQKGCSADVVTYNLVIEGLCKDGRTVEAMDLLESVPLEGVKLNVASYRILMNCLCSRGEMDKAVGLLGLMLGRGFLPHYAASNNLLIGLCDAGRIADATMALYGLADAGFMPEARCWERLVETVCRERKQRRSTELLDVLIGVG from the coding sequence ATGAAACCCCCGTCCGCACTCCCCTGGATCTCCCCGCTGCAGTACCGCAGCCCCGCCCGCAGCGCGCCGCCCTCCCCACCGTCTCCCCCGCCTCCACCCCCTCCCACCCGGCCGCCGCGGTACCTCCACCACCCGGAACTCGCGCGCCTCATCGCGTCCTCCCCGTCCGCGCAGCGCGCGCTCGACCTCTTCAACGCGGCCTCCTCCCAGCGCGGCTTCTCCCACACGCCGGCCACCTTCTCGGCGCTCCTCGTCCGCCTCGCGCGCGCGCGGCtcccacgcgccgccgccgccgtgctccaCCGAACCGCCTCCGAGCCCTGCCGGTTCCAGGAGCCGCAGTTCCTGCCGCTCGTCCGCCTCCTCCCGCCCGACCACGCGCTCGCGCTCCTCCGCTTCCTGCCCGCGCTGCTCCGCACGAGCCGCGTCTCACACAAGGCGCTCGCCGTCTGCCTGGACCGCCTCGTCTCCTCCCGCGGCTGCCACGGCGTCCTCGACGAGCTCCTAGCCGACCTGCGCGACCCCCGGAACAAGTACCTTCCAAGGCCTAACACATGCGTCTACAACATCCTCATCAAGCACTATGTCAAAAACGGCGAATTGGAGACCGCCTTCAAAGTGCTCGACGAAATGCGCGAGTACACCTGCGCTGACGTGAAGCCGAACTTGGTCACCTATTCAACATTGATCGGTGGGCTCTGCCGTGGCGGTAAGATGATGGAAGCGTTTGAGCTATTCGAGGAGATGATCGAGAAGGACCGCATTGTGCCTGATCAGCTGTTGTACAATGTGATAATCGATGGGTTCTGTAGACTGGGGCAGGTGGATAAGGCTCGAGCAATCTTTGGATTTATGAGGAAGAACGAGTGTGAGCCCAATGCCTTCAATTATGCCACGCTGATTAATGGGCACTGTAAGAAAGCGGACATTGAGGCGGCGAGATCGGTGTTTGAGGAGATGAGGAATGCTGGTGTGGAGCCAGATGCTGTGAGTTACACTGCACTGATCGGCTGCCTTTGCAGGCATGGAAGTGTGGATGAGGGCATCAATCTTGTTTTGGAGATGAAGCAGAAGGGGTGTAGTGCTGATGTCGTCACATACAATCTGGTGATTGAGGGGCTGTGTAAAGATGGGCGGACAGTGGAAGCAATGGACCTGCTTGAGAGTGTGCCGCTGGAAGGAGTTAAGTTGAACGTCGCGAGCTATCGGATCTTAATGAACTGCTTGTGCTCCCGTGGGGAGATGGACAAGGCAGTTGGTTTGCTGGGATTGATGCTTGGACGAGGGTTTCTACCTCACTATGCAGCGTCAAACAACCTGTTGATTGGTCTGTGTGATGCTGGGCGCATAGCAGATGCTacgatggcattgtatgggttaGCTGATGCAGGCTTCATGCCAGAGGCTAGATGTTGGGAGAGGCTTGTGGAGACTGTGTGCCGGGAGAGAAAGCAAAGGAGATCTACTGAGCTACTAGATGTCTTGATTGGCGTAGGTTGA